The Lacipirellula parvula genome window below encodes:
- a CDS encoding Kelch repeat-containing protein yields the protein MRRRKRSFDGLAFNISAVITPAFLRMASIIVLAVNTIAALDLRQGYGRHADGDESVWTELDPLPDPVGYAGMFCGTLNGKLIAGGGSQFHDRPVWHDGEKVFSDRIFTLASAKAKWNESPQRLPLKVAHFASAVTDDAIYLVGGVNASGCLASAIRITADGDELIFSELPSLPRPLGYAAAAVVDDRLYVVGGLPAVGAKQASRETWSLNLSPQREPLAWRREPDLPGPGVHVACTAADQGRVYLIGGIGFDPQGAPIPSAAVYCLKIGAQKWEVLPPLPAPRVGAVSPCAVVNGQICVIGGYADVFPGLPREHPGFCQETFIYDLKQKSWRAGMSLPVTPIVDRDAPGDSGPKPMIAAPCCIWESNVVIVGGEVRSSVRTPTVLAAPIESLLKSTLR from the coding sequence ATGAGGCGCCGCAAGCGCTCATTTGACGGGCTGGCGTTCAATATCTCCGCGGTAATAACTCCCGCCTTCTTGCGCATGGCGTCGATCATTGTTCTCGCCGTCAATACGATCGCTGCCTTGGACCTGCGGCAGGGCTACGGACGGCATGCGGATGGGGATGAGAGTGTCTGGACCGAGTTGGATCCTCTACCCGATCCGGTAGGCTACGCAGGAATGTTCTGCGGGACGCTCAACGGAAAGTTGATCGCCGGCGGCGGCTCGCAATTTCATGACCGGCCAGTCTGGCATGACGGTGAGAAGGTATTTAGCGACCGGATTTTTACGCTCGCCTCTGCGAAGGCGAAATGGAACGAAAGTCCGCAGCGATTGCCCTTGAAGGTTGCGCACTTCGCCAGCGCCGTCACGGATGATGCGATTTACCTGGTCGGAGGAGTGAATGCATCGGGTTGTTTGGCAAGCGCCATCCGCATCACGGCAGATGGAGACGAGTTGATTTTTAGCGAATTGCCGAGCTTACCTCGTCCTCTGGGATACGCTGCGGCTGCGGTTGTCGATGATCGACTTTATGTCGTGGGAGGCCTCCCCGCGGTCGGCGCCAAGCAAGCGAGTCGAGAAACCTGGTCGCTGAACTTGTCTCCCCAACGTGAACCTCTCGCATGGCGACGCGAACCAGATCTTCCCGGCCCAGGCGTCCACGTCGCGTGCACAGCCGCTGATCAGGGCCGTGTTTACTTGATCGGCGGCATTGGCTTCGATCCGCAGGGGGCGCCCATTCCTTCGGCTGCCGTTTACTGCCTTAAGATCGGTGCGCAGAAGTGGGAGGTTCTTCCGCCGTTGCCAGCGCCACGCGTGGGCGCTGTCAGCCCTTGTGCCGTCGTCAATGGACAGATTTGCGTGATTGGCGGATACGCCGATGTTTTTCCGGGGCTTCCACGGGAGCATCCTGGTTTCTGCCAAGAAACCTTCATCTACGATCTCAAGCAGAAGTCCTGGCGCGCGGGCATGTCGCTGCCAGTCACTCCGATCGTTGACCGCGATGCGCCCGGCGATTCCGGTCCGAAGCCCATGATCGCCGCTCCGTGCTGCATCTGGGAAAGCAACGTCGTAATCGTCGGCGGCGAGGTTCGCTCCTCGGTGCGGACGCCCACTGTTCTCGCGGCGCCGATTGAGAGCCTCCTCAAGTCGACTCTTCGATAA
- a CDS encoding sulfatase translates to MKLRAGFCRPVADRSVPQSKVTFMKGILAIACLALPTLAAVRIVAAATPNILLITSEDSGPQLGCYGDSFVRTPHLDRLAAEGIRFNRAFVATASCSESRAAILTGLYPHQNGQIGLAPYYRMSSVRANIPSILRAHGYRTGLIGKLHVNPESAFPFDYRPDVSECNSFTHRNVGKVAKLAEDFIRGEEAPFFLMVNYADAHLPFLRQQYGSPSEALVANDVRPLPWIGLDAPRLRECQADYYNCLMRLDDGVGELLSVLERTGQQENTLVIYLGDHGAQFPRGKLASYESSLHIPLLLRWPQQLPADESRSGLVSSIDILPTILEATAIPGPSDLPGRSLLSLCRDQHASWRNYLSAEYHAHIPTLYFPQRTIRDDRYKLIVNLLQDRPNPVAAAYTQHETPQHPSYVTPDEVAAGSPKVQAAYRTWLTPPPVELYDLQEDPYELHNRAETPELKDVKSHLLAALHEWRMATNDPLLSSKTLDRLTREHDSLASAPQTLPHEWRYHEYFASGDKDPPNKVDALHPQHTR, encoded by the coding sequence ATGAAACTGCGAGCAGGCTTCTGCCGCCCGGTGGCTGACCGCTCAGTCCCGCAATCGAAAGTGACTTTCATGAAGGGAATTCTCGCCATCGCGTGCCTCGCCCTGCCGACGCTCGCTGCAGTTCGAATCGTCGCGGCCGCGACGCCAAATATTCTGCTGATCACCTCAGAAGACAGCGGCCCTCAACTGGGATGTTACGGCGATTCCTTCGTTCGCACGCCGCACCTCGACCGACTCGCTGCGGAAGGGATACGGTTTAACCGGGCGTTCGTCGCCACCGCGAGTTGCAGCGAGTCACGCGCTGCAATTCTCACGGGGCTTTATCCCCATCAAAACGGTCAGATTGGACTCGCCCCCTATTACCGCATGAGCAGCGTGCGCGCCAACATTCCCAGCATCTTGCGCGCTCATGGCTATCGCACCGGCTTGATCGGAAAATTACACGTCAATCCAGAATCGGCTTTTCCGTTCGATTACCGCCCTGACGTTAGCGAGTGCAATAGCTTCACGCATCGCAACGTCGGCAAGGTGGCGAAACTAGCCGAGGACTTCATCCGCGGCGAAGAAGCCCCCTTCTTCTTGATGGTCAATTACGCCGACGCTCACCTCCCCTTCTTGCGTCAGCAGTACGGCTCGCCCTCCGAAGCCCTTGTCGCGAACGACGTTCGCCCCCTGCCCTGGATCGGCTTGGACGCTCCGCGGCTGCGCGAATGCCAAGCTGATTACTACAACTGCCTCATGCGGCTTGACGATGGCGTGGGGGAACTTCTTTCCGTGCTGGAACGGACCGGTCAGCAGGAGAACACGCTCGTGATTTATCTGGGAGATCATGGGGCGCAATTTCCGCGCGGCAAACTCGCATCCTACGAGTCAAGCCTGCACATCCCACTGCTGCTTCGCTGGCCTCAGCAGCTTCCAGCCGATGAGAGTCGCAGCGGGCTGGTCTCATCAATCGATATTTTGCCCACGATTCTCGAGGCAACGGCCATTCCCGGCCCTTCCGACCTGCCTGGCCGCTCGTTGCTTTCTTTGTGTCGAGACCAGCACGCCTCGTGGCGCAATTACCTGAGCGCGGAGTATCACGCCCACATTCCAACGCTCTACTTTCCGCAGCGAACGATACGCGACGATCGCTACAAACTAATCGTTAACCTCCTGCAAGATCGCCCTAATCCAGTCGCCGCGGCTTACACCCAACATGAGACTCCGCAACATCCAAGTTACGTAACTCCCGACGAGGTCGCCGCCGGCAGCCCGAAGGTCCAAGCCGCTTATCGAACTTGGCTAACGCCTCCGCCCGTCGAGTTGTACGACCTGCAAGAGGATCCGTACGAGCTTCACAACCGCGCTGAAACGCCGGAACTCAAGGACGTAAAATCTCATCTCTTAGCAGCGCTGCACGAGTGGCGCATGGCAACCAACGATCCCCTACTCTCGTCCAAGACGCTTGATCGCCTCACGCGAGAACACGACTCGCTCGCCTCTGCTCCGCAGACGCTTCCTCACGAGTGGAGATACCACGAGTACTTCGCCTCCGGCGACAAAGATCCGCCCAACAAGGTGGACGCCCTGCACCCGCAACACACTCGCTAG
- a CDS encoding D-2-hydroxyacid dehydrogenase, protein MKIVVDFTIRRQPLEELARRSDVELVVLDPPAEAVREVDPSLIRDADALFCTFPPANLASMERLKWVQIASTGYTQLFGLGLSERDIRATNARGCFDVPIAEWNIAMMVCLARNVRQMIRHQEAGVWDRSAEFQTEIRGKTVGIWGYGGIGRETARLARQFGLRVHVMTRSGVRPRPDMFTLPGTGDSDGVLPHQVFCAGEEEAFLGGLDFLIVAMPLTHQTRGCIGAAELRRLPPHAFLLNPARGPIIDQQALLTALGEHWFAGAALDAHYDYPMSPQNPFWKFPQVMITPHISGSSLTPTFAERMWSIFMANVDRFAQGEPLLNQLSVAELSGQ, encoded by the coding sequence ATGAAAATCGTTGTTGATTTTACGATCCGCCGCCAACCGCTCGAAGAGTTGGCGCGACGCAGCGACGTGGAACTCGTGGTGCTCGATCCTCCGGCAGAAGCGGTGCGCGAAGTCGATCCGAGCTTAATTCGCGATGCTGATGCGTTGTTCTGCACCTTCCCGCCAGCGAACCTGGCGAGCATGGAGCGATTGAAGTGGGTGCAAATTGCCTCGACGGGTTACACGCAATTGTTTGGTTTGGGGCTGTCTGAGCGGGATATTCGCGCAACGAATGCCCGCGGGTGTTTCGACGTTCCCATCGCGGAGTGGAATATCGCGATGATGGTTTGTCTCGCACGAAACGTGCGTCAGATGATTCGTCACCAGGAGGCTGGCGTCTGGGACCGCAGCGCGGAATTTCAAACCGAGATACGCGGAAAAACTGTCGGTATCTGGGGCTATGGGGGCATCGGTCGTGAGACGGCGAGGCTAGCACGACAATTCGGCCTGCGCGTCCATGTGATGACGCGCAGCGGCGTGCGCCCGCGGCCCGATATGTTCACCTTACCAGGGACCGGTGACTCGGACGGCGTTCTTCCTCATCAGGTATTCTGTGCGGGCGAGGAGGAGGCATTTCTTGGCGGACTCGATTTCCTCATCGTGGCGATGCCGTTGACCCACCAAACTCGAGGATGCATCGGAGCCGCAGAATTAAGGCGACTGCCTCCGCACGCGTTTCTTTTGAACCCCGCTCGCGGGCCGATTATCGATCAGCAGGCGCTGCTTACCGCACTTGGCGAGCATTGGTTTGCCGGCGCTGCGCTCGACGCCCACTACGACTACCCAATGTCCCCGCAGAATCCTTTCTGGAAGTTTCCGCAGGTGATGATCACTCCGCACATCTCCGGTTCGTCGCTGACGCCGACGTTCGCGGAACGGATGTGGAGCATCTTCATGGCGAACGTCGATCGCTTCGCTCAAGGCGAGCCGCTCCTCAACCAACTAAGCGTTGCTGAACTATCTGGACAGTGA
- a CDS encoding sialidase family protein gives MAYQRRTFLGQSAAFALSAPLLTAVSTKADTSVASDDGELLVRNTPQTIEADGKLRLEFGDELMVMNRGLQPYMLCTKYGTLIVQAQTPDKPAPTPRMHYPYAMPTNVSRDMGKTWTNIPLKPGENGLNLEGGAVQLASGRIVALDTYVTPGKTPGKGVGQLYVSDDDWRTLEGPIDVEFNLPGIDFYATKDDGGHPHDAERVHRRIIALPNGDLLTTVYGTMKGDNTPSTYRPTMMKTRVMLVRSTDEGRSWDLVSTVAVDPAVGTEGFNEPVIARVSGGKHPGRLICFIRTGRDLYETTSDDEGNTWSQPRPRIFAGLDIHRTELWADMFRRTKGASGKLLDENNPDELKGAVVDPDLVELRSGILVAAFGVRVPQKACWPHAQHHWNGNYLAFSRDQGDTWSNVVRLTSGVPTTHYMAIAETPEDNKLFVAYDYGFWGRNPRYIYGRTASVEPQAG, from the coding sequence ATGGCGTACCAACGACGCACGTTTCTCGGACAGTCGGCAGCGTTTGCTCTGTCGGCGCCGCTCCTCACCGCCGTATCAACGAAAGCTGATACGTCTGTCGCCAGCGACGACGGCGAACTGCTGGTGCGTAATACGCCGCAAACGATTGAGGCGGACGGCAAGTTGCGGCTTGAGTTCGGCGACGAACTGATGGTGATGAACCGTGGCCTGCAGCCGTACATGCTCTGCACGAAATATGGAACGCTGATCGTCCAGGCTCAAACTCCGGATAAACCGGCGCCCACGCCGCGGATGCATTACCCCTACGCGATGCCCACCAACGTCTCACGGGATATGGGGAAAACGTGGACCAACATTCCCCTCAAGCCAGGCGAGAACGGCCTCAATCTCGAAGGCGGGGCGGTGCAACTTGCCAGTGGGCGGATCGTCGCGCTCGACACCTACGTCACCCCGGGGAAGACGCCAGGGAAAGGCGTGGGGCAACTTTACGTTTCCGACGACGACTGGCGCACGCTCGAAGGCCCGATTGACGTCGAGTTTAATCTGCCGGGGATCGACTTTTACGCCACGAAAGACGACGGCGGCCATCCGCACGACGCCGAGCGCGTCCATCGGCGAATCATCGCACTCCCCAACGGCGACTTGCTGACTACCGTGTACGGAACGATGAAGGGCGACAACACGCCGTCGACCTACCGACCGACGATGATGAAGACGCGCGTGATGCTTGTGCGATCAACCGACGAAGGGCGCAGTTGGGATCTCGTCTCCACCGTCGCCGTCGACCCCGCCGTGGGAACCGAGGGCTTCAATGAACCGGTAATCGCCCGCGTGAGCGGAGGCAAGCATCCCGGGCGGCTCATTTGTTTCATCCGCACTGGACGAGACTTGTACGAAACGACGTCCGACGACGAAGGCAACACATGGAGCCAGCCCCGCCCTCGAATCTTCGCCGGTCTAGATATTCACCGCACCGAGCTGTGGGCCGATATGTTTCGTCGCACGAAAGGCGCTTCAGGAAAACTGTTGGATGAAAACAACCCCGATGAGCTCAAAGGCGCCGTTGTTGATCCAGACCTTGTGGAACTTCGGAGCGGAATTCTCGTCGCAGCCTTCGGAGTTCGCGTCCCGCAAAAAGCCTGCTGGCCGCACGCCCAACACCACTGGAACGGCAATTACCTAGCCTTCAGCCGAGACCAGGGCGACACGTGGAGCAACGTCGTGAGACTCACTTCTGGAGTGCCGACGACGCACTACATGGCCATCGCCGAGACGCCGGAGGACAACAAGCTGTTCGTCGCCTACGACTACGGCTTTTGGGGCAGAAACCCCCGCTACATCTACGGGCGGACGGCGAGCGTCGAACCGCAGGCTGGTTGA
- a CDS encoding amidohydrolase family protein produces the protein MATVDAKPPAINPLLASAHRVEARDADLFERRLQTFVPPAAFDVHAHLYPLVATGVEASGDEADVGLAVYQNLMGQWMGALAPNSGLFFGMPRPSSDLEAINRFVAIEVASSNERRGLMLIRPQDDPIEVERALQEGGFSGFKVYHCFADRSPTMEAMLEEYLPDWAWEIANAQELVLMIHLVRAEALADEANRRSLERCLRAYPRAKVVLAHAARGFCAQHTLDGIDALVRFDNVYFDTSAICEPLAFAVILQRFGSTRLLFGSDFPVCMFRGRVVSVAEGFCWLAEQNLHGGEATQATPTLIGIESLLALQQAARLLRLKDGEVEQIFGQAARSLLGITAAPACG, from the coding sequence GTGGCTACCGTCGACGCCAAGCCGCCGGCGATTAATCCACTGCTTGCATCGGCGCATCGCGTCGAGGCGCGAGACGCCGACTTGTTCGAGCGTCGCTTGCAGACTTTCGTTCCGCCAGCCGCCTTCGACGTCCACGCCCATCTTTACCCGCTCGTGGCGACGGGAGTCGAAGCAAGCGGAGACGAAGCCGACGTTGGCTTGGCCGTCTATCAGAATCTAATGGGTCAATGGATGGGCGCGCTGGCTCCGAACAGCGGCCTGTTCTTCGGCATGCCGCGGCCTTCGAGCGATTTAGAGGCGATTAATCGCTTCGTTGCGATCGAGGTTGCATCCAGTAACGAGCGCCGTGGCTTGATGCTCATCCGACCTCAAGACGACCCAATCGAGGTCGAGCGTGCGCTGCAAGAAGGCGGCTTCAGCGGGTTTAAAGTCTACCACTGCTTTGCGGATCGCTCGCCAACGATGGAGGCGATGCTTGAGGAGTATCTGCCTGATTGGGCATGGGAAATCGCGAATGCTCAAGAGCTTGTCTTGATGATCCATTTAGTTCGGGCTGAGGCTCTCGCCGACGAGGCAAACCGTCGCTCGCTTGAACGCTGCTTGCGCGCGTACCCGCGGGCCAAGGTAGTTCTCGCTCACGCGGCGCGCGGGTTCTGCGCGCAGCATACGCTCGACGGAATTGACGCGCTCGTTCGGTTCGACAACGTCTATTTCGATACGTCGGCAATCTGCGAACCGCTCGCGTTTGCAGTAATCTTGCAGCGGTTTGGCTCGACGCGGCTGCTCTTTGGCAGCGACTTCCCCGTGTGCATGTTCCGCGGTCGAGTCGTGAGCGTGGCCGAAGGATTCTGCTGGCTCGCTGAGCAGAACTTGCACGGCGGAGAAGCGACCCAAGCGACGCCGACGTTGATCGGCATCGAATCCCTGCTGGCCTTGCAACAAGCGGCGCGGCTGCTGCGGCTGAAGGATGGCGAGGTCGAGCAGATTTTCGGGCAAGCGGCGCGATCGCTGCTCGGAATCACTGCGGCGCCGGCGTGCGGCTAA
- a CDS encoding GntR family transcriptional regulator, translated as MTRSETSETAAGPATSSRKHAHLSTVLAAEIASGSYAPQSFLPSEPELARRFSLSRSTVRQALSSLEHDGLIKRLPGKGTVVLDRLPERPQVTLAAFAIVLPEIQTGHYPALVEAFAAAAGETHHQILVCTTGNDVRRQGDVILQLLDNRVAGVAFIPSSVGESPAYHFRQLHNQNIPVVMLHRPIPNFSAPLIAMPYEEIAAMAAKCLIDKGHRRIAFMASHRSQAVDRYVAALRQELERIGSGLPEELIHLGNSAVIGGGPSRMQEIEQAVKTLTSLPADRRPTAIIDPWDSDMEACRFALTCAGIETPKQMSLVSFGGARRSSTLAKELTAVTIDEQKTASMTVELLNEMYRGERSLTDVTQFSVPLGFYPGETVLPRRRS; from the coding sequence ATGACCCGCTCCGAGACATCTGAAACGGCCGCCGGGCCGGCCACCTCCTCTCGGAAGCACGCGCACCTGAGCACGGTGCTTGCGGCCGAGATCGCTAGTGGCTCGTACGCTCCGCAAAGTTTCCTGCCGTCGGAGCCGGAACTCGCGCGCCGCTTCTCGCTGTCGCGCAGCACGGTGCGACAAGCTCTTTCTTCATTAGAACACGACGGCCTGATCAAACGCCTGCCAGGCAAAGGGACCGTGGTCCTCGACCGTTTGCCGGAACGGCCGCAGGTGACGCTCGCCGCGTTTGCGATCGTGCTTCCTGAAATTCAGACTGGACACTATCCGGCGCTCGTCGAAGCATTCGCCGCCGCGGCCGGCGAGACGCACCATCAGATCCTCGTCTGCACGACGGGGAACGATGTCCGGCGCCAAGGCGACGTCATCTTGCAACTGCTCGACAACCGTGTGGCGGGGGTGGCATTCATTCCTTCTTCGGTTGGCGAATCGCCGGCTTATCACTTTCGGCAATTACATAACCAAAACATTCCGGTGGTCATGCTCCACCGTCCGATCCCAAATTTCTCGGCGCCGCTAATCGCGATGCCGTATGAAGAGATCGCCGCGATGGCCGCGAAGTGTCTGATCGACAAAGGGCACCGGCGCATCGCGTTTATGGCTAGCCACCGGAGCCAAGCGGTCGATCGCTACGTCGCGGCGCTGCGGCAGGAACTGGAACGAATTGGCAGCGGATTGCCTGAAGAACTGATTCACCTTGGCAATTCCGCTGTGATCGGCGGCGGGCCTTCGCGGATGCAAGAGATCGAGCAAGCCGTCAAAACGCTGACGTCCCTTCCGGCTGATCGCCGGCCGACGGCAATCATCGACCCGTGGGATTCTGACATGGAGGCCTGCCGCTTTGCGCTCACCTGTGCAGGCATCGAGACGCCGAAACAGATGTCGCTGGTTAGCTTCGGCGGAGCGCGCCGATCGTCGACCCTGGCGAAGGAGTTGACGGCGGTCACTATCGATGAGCAGAAAACGGCCAGCATGACGGTGGAGCTGCTCAACGAAATGTACCGCGGCGAACGATCGCTCACCGACGTCACGCAGTTCTCCGTTCCGCTTGGCTTTTATCCTGGCGAAACCGTGCTGCCGCGTCGCCGATCTTAG
- a CDS encoding mandelate racemase/muconate lactonizing enzyme family protein — translation MFITDVRTTLLTGPSTNDPYLSEARRLRSAAFIEVLTDGKHVGLGETYAGYFCPEVVPAIVEFFKPILVGQAVDDVPELWRRMYHCGNFWCRVGVGAAVLNGIEAALWDLKGKLEDKPVYELLGGLRHERLSCYATGGPSNYPLDKLAAKVDHYLSFGFRGVKVGAGCYSADGGWYIPHGVQESAEFEATKVEFLRSRFGGEIMLMLDAHMGNTLGPAWSLDVATAVARAVEPFDLFFLEEPLPYASSQDYADLCRATTTPIAGGECLTSSCEWKAYVDRDSFDVAQPDASFTGGLSEFLAVAEMTAARGRRIATHAWGAGGSLMQNIHAGFAAPNTCILEVPPNYGGLHLEVIDGGLTIQDGYVLPPDRPGLGIVLTEATRRRYPFVAGSGEFNSVPGKLLTT, via the coding sequence ATGTTCATTACCGACGTCCGCACGACGCTGCTCACAGGGCCGAGCACGAACGATCCTTACCTGAGTGAAGCGCGTCGCTTGCGGAGCGCTGCGTTTATCGAAGTTCTTACCGACGGTAAGCATGTCGGGCTTGGCGAAACGTACGCCGGATATTTTTGCCCTGAAGTAGTTCCTGCGATCGTCGAGTTTTTCAAGCCGATTCTGGTCGGCCAAGCCGTCGACGACGTGCCGGAACTCTGGCGCCGGATGTATCACTGCGGCAATTTTTGGTGTCGGGTGGGCGTGGGCGCTGCGGTGCTCAATGGCATCGAGGCTGCGCTGTGGGATCTGAAAGGTAAGCTCGAAGACAAGCCCGTCTACGAGTTGCTGGGTGGCTTGCGGCACGAGCGCCTCAGTTGCTACGCGACGGGCGGCCCCAGCAATTATCCGCTCGACAAGCTCGCGGCCAAAGTTGACCACTATCTCAGTTTCGGCTTCCGCGGAGTTAAGGTGGGGGCTGGATGCTACTCCGCCGACGGCGGGTGGTACATTCCTCATGGCGTCCAGGAGTCGGCGGAGTTCGAAGCGACGAAGGTTGAGTTCTTGCGCTCTCGATTCGGCGGCGAGATCATGCTGATGCTGGATGCGCACATGGGCAACACCCTCGGTCCAGCGTGGTCGCTGGACGTGGCGACGGCCGTTGCGCGAGCGGTAGAGCCGTTTGACCTATTCTTTCTTGAAGAGCCACTACCTTACGCGAGCTCCCAAGATTACGCAGATTTGTGCCGCGCGACGACGACTCCCATCGCAGGCGGAGAATGTCTCACGTCGTCGTGCGAATGGAAGGCGTATGTCGACCGCGACTCGTTCGACGTTGCGCAGCCCGACGCTTCCTTCACCGGCGGACTGAGTGAATTTCTCGCTGTGGCGGAGATGACGGCCGCCCGCGGGCGTCGCATTGCGACGCACGCCTGGGGCGCCGGCGGCTCGCTGATGCAAAACATCCACGCCGGATTCGCAGCGCCCAATACCTGCATCTTGGAAGTGCCCCCCAACTACGGCGGGCTCCACTTAGAGGTGATCGACGGAGGTTTGACGATCCAGGATGGTTACGTGCTGCCGCCAGACCGCCCAGGACTTGGGATTGTGCTGACGGAAGCGACTCGCCGTCGATATCCGTTCGTCGCTGGAAGCGGTGAATTCAATAGCGTCCCCGGAAAGTTGCTGACCACGTAG
- a CDS encoding SDR family NAD(P)-dependent oxidoreductase: MNSRNVLEQFSLTGRVALLTGASGYLGEAMASGLAEAGATVVVTSRTLGRAEELAAQLPPAAGQEHLGVALDHQDEASITAAFDRVTAALGKVDVLVNNAHETTTKTWRDATLDDFAAQLKNAAGYFTLARLMRDDVVRRQAAGSVIMLGSMYGQVSSDPRMYDGIGPPNPVAYQTLKGGVAQLTRHLAVHWAPDGVRVNSISPGPFPNPQKAPADLIFRLSAKTPMGRIGTPDELKGAVVFLASDASSFVTGHDLAVNGGWTAW, encoded by the coding sequence ATGAATTCACGCAACGTCCTCGAACAGTTTAGCCTAACTGGCCGCGTCGCTTTGCTTACCGGCGCCTCGGGATATTTGGGCGAAGCGATGGCCAGCGGCTTGGCTGAAGCAGGCGCTACGGTCGTGGTGACGAGCCGCACGCTTGGACGAGCGGAAGAACTTGCCGCACAGTTGCCGCCAGCTGCCGGGCAGGAGCATCTAGGCGTTGCACTCGATCACCAGGACGAAGCGTCGATCACGGCGGCGTTTGATCGAGTCACCGCCGCGCTTGGAAAGGTCGACGTGCTCGTCAACAACGCTCATGAAACGACGACGAAAACTTGGCGCGATGCGACGCTGGACGATTTTGCCGCCCAGTTGAAGAATGCCGCAGGTTACTTCACCTTGGCTCGATTGATGCGAGACGACGTCGTCCGGCGACAGGCGGCGGGAAGCGTCATCATGCTGGGTTCCATGTACGGCCAGGTCAGTTCGGATCCGCGGATGTACGACGGCATCGGGCCCCCCAATCCTGTCGCCTACCAGACGCTCAAAGGGGGCGTCGCGCAGCTCACCCGGCACCTGGCTGTGCACTGGGCGCCGGATGGGGTGCGGGTCAATTCGATCAGCCCCGGCCCCTTTCCGAACCCGCAAAAAGCCCCGGCGGACCTGATATTCCGACTCAGTGCAAAAACACCAATGGGACGGATTGGGACGCCCGATGAACTGAAAGGCGCCGTCGTTTTTCTGGCTTCCGACGCCAGTTCCTTCGTCACAGGGCACGATTTGGCGGTAAATGGCGGCTGGACGGCCTGGTAA
- a CDS encoding sodium:solute symporter family transporter: MHWIDLTIMAVYLIGSMTAGLLARGKDDDVQDYFTAGGSLGGWFNTIVVGLSIAGTFFSGISFVSYPSVVYSSGVLLPVWGVAVALPVSFLLLQWWFLPRFLSGEWKFPYDVVEARFGAATRTVAALLYVLMRVGWMAAMIYAPTIAVMTMGGLDDWWFWPIVLITGLTNTFYTVFSGIRGVIVSEAIQMLVIIVGISATIASAWMQIPVSAAEAGNHLWESGRLNALNFSVDPKDGLTVFTVVIGLTVANLINYIGDQMSLQRYLSTGSAASAGRSFIVNIIGVAIVVSLLTAVGLSMFAYFSFVHDPALPADADQVFPHFVATRLPVGVAGLLLAALLAATSIPSGINTLAGVLTLDFHARFSGQRDPGVLAWWGRAYSLVIGLAATLAAGVVSSLGTIFESSQIILGIFAGPLLSCVVLAVGGLRCPGNAMIFAMFVGWAAGIGVTYSDMAALWVAPTSAGVTLAVALAMQPLFGKTPRTDVA; this comes from the coding sequence ATGCACTGGATCGATCTCACCATTATGGCGGTTTACCTCATCGGCTCGATGACCGCCGGGTTGTTGGCGAGAGGCAAAGACGACGACGTCCAGGACTACTTCACCGCGGGCGGGAGCCTCGGCGGTTGGTTCAACACGATTGTCGTGGGCCTGAGCATCGCGGGGACGTTCTTCTCGGGGATTAGCTTCGTCTCTTACCCGAGCGTCGTTTACTCAAGCGGTGTTCTGCTCCCGGTGTGGGGCGTCGCCGTGGCGCTGCCGGTCTCGTTTCTGTTGCTGCAGTGGTGGTTTCTTCCGCGTTTTCTTTCCGGCGAATGGAAATTTCCCTACGACGTCGTCGAAGCGCGTTTCGGCGCGGCGACGCGCACCGTCGCTGCGCTGCTGTACGTGTTGATGCGCGTCGGCTGGATGGCGGCGATGATCTACGCCCCCACGATCGCCGTGATGACGATGGGCGGCCTCGACGATTGGTGGTTCTGGCCGATCGTGTTGATTACAGGTCTGACGAATACGTTTTATACCGTGTTTTCCGGCATTCGCGGCGTGATCGTCTCAGAGGCGATTCAGATGCTGGTCATTATCGTCGGCATCTCGGCGACGATTGCCTCCGCCTGGATGCAGATTCCCGTCTCCGCCGCGGAGGCGGGCAACCACCTGTGGGAGTCGGGACGGCTGAACGCGCTGAACTTCTCCGTCGATCCCAAAGATGGGCTGACGGTCTTCACGGTGGTCATTGGGCTGACGGTTGCGAATTTGATCAACTACATCGGCGACCAAATGTCGCTGCAGCGTTATCTATCGACCGGGAGCGCTGCTTCAGCTGGCCGGTCGTTCATCGTGAACATTATCGGCGTCGCTATCGTTGTATCGCTGCTGACGGCCGTCGGCTTGTCGATGTTCGCTTACTTTTCGTTCGTGCACGATCCAGCGTTGCCTGCAGACGCCGACCAGGTTTTTCCCCACTTCGTCGCGACGCGACTGCCGGTTGGCGTGGCGGGGCTGTTGCTCGCCGCGTTATTGGCGGCGACGAGCATTCCCAGCGGTATCAACACGTTGGCCGGCGTGTTGACGCTCGATTTCCACGCGCGGTTCAGCGGACAACGCGATCCCGGCGTGCTCGCCTGGTGGGGCAGGGCGTACTCGCTCGTCATCGGGTTGGCCGCGACGCTGGCCGCTGGCGTCGTTTCGTCGCTCGGCACGATTTTCGAGTCATCGCAGATTATTCTCGGCATCTTTGCCGGACCGCTGTTGAGTTGCGTCGTGCTTGCCGTGGGCGGACTACGTTGCCCAGGAAACGCGATGATCTTCGCCATGTTCGTGGGTTGGGCGGCGGGAATCGGGGTGACGTATTCCGACATGGCGGCGTTGTGGGTCGCTCCGACTTCCGCGGGAGTGACGCTGGCGGTTGCGCTTGCCATGCAGCCATTGTTCGGTAAAACGCCTCGCACCGACGTGGCTTAG